One part of the Olleya sp. YS genome encodes these proteins:
- a CDS encoding type IX secretion system membrane protein PorP/SprF — translation MRLKNIFLIVIVALFSAQFSKAQEGLPIYSDYLSDNLYLIHPSMAGAANCAKLRITGRQQWFGDDNAPKLITASINGRIGDSQSGIGAIVYSDKNGYHSQTGAYLTYAHHLMFSRSETDLNQLSFGLSAGAIQYKLDETSFLADGFDPIIAGIEQSATNFNVDLGFSYFLYNFYAHATVKNLLKNDGINFNEQGLSYDNLRTYLLSVGNTFGSYGSDWSFEPSAMFMYRDATEEASFDINLKAYKTVDFGKIWGGLSYRRSLDGAEFVDGAGVSSQKLQYITPILGVEVNNFVFAYTYSYQANSVVFNNGGFHQLTLGYNFNCGRARYSCNCPAVN, via the coding sequence ATGAGATTAAAGAACATATTTTTAATAGTAATTGTAGCCTTATTTAGTGCTCAATTTTCTAAAGCCCAAGAAGGATTACCTATTTATTCAGATTACTTATCGGATAATTTATATTTGATACATCCCTCTATGGCTGGTGCAGCAAACTGCGCCAAACTCAGAATTACTGGTAGGCAACAATGGTTTGGAGATGATAATGCCCCCAAACTAATAACTGCAAGTATTAATGGAAGGATAGGCGACTCACAATCTGGTATTGGAGCTATTGTATATAGTGATAAAAATGGGTACCACTCTCAAACAGGAGCTTACCTAACTTATGCGCATCACCTTATGTTTTCTAGAAGTGAAACAGATTTAAATCAATTATCTTTTGGTTTAAGTGCTGGTGCTATACAGTATAAATTAGATGAAACTAGTTTCTTGGCAGATGGATTTGACCCAATAATTGCTGGTATCGAACAATCTGCAACAAATTTTAATGTCGATTTAGGATTTTCTTACTTTCTGTATAATTTTTATGCACATGCTACGGTAAAAAACTTACTTAAAAATGATGGTATTAATTTTAATGAGCAAGGTTTAAGTTATGACAACTTAAGAACTTATTTATTGTCTGTTGGTAATACTTTTGGTAGTTACGGAAGTGATTGGAGCTTCGAGCCTTCTGCAATGTTCATGTATAGAGATGCTACTGAAGAAGCTTCTTTTGATATCAATTTGAAAGCTTATAAGACTGTTGATTTTGGTAAAATTTGGGGTGGATTGTCTTACAGACGATCTTTAGATGGAGCTGAGTTTGTTGATGGCGCAGGAGTAAGTAGTCAAAAATTACAATATATAACGCCAATACTGGGTGTAGAAGTTAATAACTTTGTATTTGCTTATACTTATAGTTACCAAGCTAATTCGGTGGTTTTTAATAATGGTGGATTTCATCAATTAACGTTAGGTTATAACTTTAATTGTGGTAGAGCAAGATATAGCTGTAACTGTCCAGCAGTTAACTAA
- a CDS encoding SIMPL domain-containing protein, with protein MKYTTFAYLLLLLSFSAQAQHKGNYNEGISRQNIATGNAVVYGHSPKHMTPNLNPSSTIIIDVRALQNVKANSYTAIFNVSQIGKTADSTNLLMNNRINNIKRELAQYGIFEKDIAIDVISFVPVYEVEVTKKLFSKTYTEVPKGFELQQNIHIQFTKTQQFENILTACAKNEIYNLVKVDYFIENIAEVYKNLQTKLLALIADKKEYYSILGFDLKDYNSIMADQKYCYFPKDFYQNYQAYNSISFQALKQDKGVTEAKKQTSYYYQPLSYENYDIVVNPSILEPVVQIGMEIKLHFTPKPKEQEVKPEVKTEIKHKYYVISPDGSIDVKELKTDN; from the coding sequence ATGAAATACACAACATTCGCTTATCTATTACTTTTACTTTCATTTAGTGCTCAAGCACAACATAAAGGCAATTACAATGAAGGCATTTCTAGGCAAAATATTGCTACAGGCAATGCAGTAGTTTATGGACATTCACCTAAACATATGACTCCTAATTTAAATCCAAGCAGCACCATTATTATAGATGTTAGAGCATTGCAAAATGTAAAAGCCAATTCTTACACAGCTATTTTTAATGTCTCACAAATTGGCAAAACAGCTGATTCAACCAACCTATTAATGAATAATCGTATAAATAATATTAAAAGAGAATTAGCACAATACGGAATTTTTGAAAAAGACATTGCAATTGACGTCATTTCGTTTGTTCCAGTTTATGAAGTTGAAGTCACTAAAAAACTATTTAGCAAAACCTATACAGAAGTCCCTAAAGGATTTGAATTACAACAGAATATCCATATCCAATTTACCAAAACACAACAGTTTGAAAATATTTTAACTGCTTGTGCAAAAAATGAAATTTACAATTTAGTAAAAGTGGATTACTTTATTGAAAACATAGCAGAAGTCTACAAAAATTTACAAACCAAATTATTAGCCCTTATCGCAGATAAAAAAGAGTATTATTCTATTTTAGGTTTTGATTTAAAAGACTATAATTCTATAATGGCTGATCAAAAATATTGCTATTTCCCAAAAGATTTTTATCAAAATTATCAAGCTTATAATAGTATCTCGTTTCAAGCTTTAAAGCAAGACAAAGGTGTGACAGAAGCTAAAAAGCAAACGTCTTATTACTATCAACCTTTATCCTACGAAAATTATGATATAGTAGTCAATCCATCTATTTTAGAACCTGTAGTACAAATAGGTATGGAAATAAAATTACACTTTACACCAAAACCTAAAGAGCAAGAAGTAAAACCAGAGGTTAAAACTGAAATTAAACACAAATACTATGTAATTTCTCCAGACGGAAGCATAGATGTCAAAGAGTTAAAAACAGATAATTAA